A section of the Pseudomonas lini genome encodes:
- a CDS encoding NmrA/HSCARG family protein — MSILVIGATGTIGSLITQGLANAGAEVKALVRQSGKRDFPAGVTEVVADLTDVPSMRVALSSVRTLFLLNAVTPDEVTQALITLNLAQEAGIERIVYLSVIHADKFTNVPHFTGKHTVERMIESLDIPATILRPAYFMQNELMVQQTIQNYSVYPMPIGSAGVSMIDARDIADVAVAELLRRDRAPSALDRVTLELVGPQALTGASVAKIWSSVLGRDIAYGGDDVAAFEGQLASYGPTWLAYDMRLMMAGIQKFGMQAADGTVDRLEAIIGHPLRTYEDFVREAIAGV; from the coding sequence ATGAGCATTCTCGTTATTGGTGCCACGGGCACTATTGGTTCACTTATCACTCAGGGCCTTGCCAACGCGGGCGCCGAGGTCAAAGCCCTGGTGCGCCAATCGGGTAAGCGCGACTTTCCGGCCGGCGTTACTGAAGTTGTCGCAGACCTCACCGATGTACCGTCGATGCGCGTCGCGCTGTCATCGGTGCGGACGCTGTTCCTGCTCAACGCCGTTACGCCCGATGAGGTGACGCAAGCCCTCATCACGCTGAACCTCGCTCAGGAGGCTGGCATCGAGCGTATCGTCTACCTGTCGGTGATTCATGCCGACAAGTTCACCAATGTTCCGCACTTCACCGGCAAACATACGGTTGAACGCATGATCGAAAGCCTCGATATCCCCGCAACCATTCTGCGTCCGGCTTACTTCATGCAAAACGAACTCATGGTCCAGCAGACAATTCAGAACTACTCGGTATACCCGATGCCGATCGGCTCGGCGGGCGTTTCGATGATAGATGCGCGTGACATCGCCGATGTTGCCGTTGCAGAGTTGCTGCGACGCGACAGGGCACCTTCCGCCCTGGATCGTGTAACGCTGGAGTTGGTCGGGCCGCAGGCACTTACCGGTGCCTCGGTGGCGAAGATCTGGAGCTCCGTTTTGGGGCGCGACATTGCCTACGGCGGTGACGATGTAGCGGCCTTCGAAGGACAGCTGGCTTCGTACGGTCCCACCTGGTTGGCCTATGACATGCGCCTGATGATGGCGGGCATCCAGAAGTTCGGCATGCAAGCGGCTGACGGTACAGTGGATCGGCTAGAGGCCATCATTGGGCACCCGCTGCGCACCTATGAAGACTTCGTCCGCGAAGCCATTGCCGGGGTTTAA
- a CDS encoding DoxX family protein yields MSNQASTASNTPSRALKYTSLGLRLVAAAAFLAAGSAKLAGVPMMVEVFEHIGLGQWFRTVTGLVEVTGAIALLIPVTAGLAGLLLAVTMCFATFTHLFVIGGSPVPAIALLLITASIAWLHRVGILNLIRPMQA; encoded by the coding sequence ATGAGCAACCAAGCTTCCACCGCGTCGAACACTCCGAGCAGAGCTCTCAAGTACACGTCCCTCGGATTACGTCTTGTTGCCGCTGCAGCATTTCTGGCAGCTGGCAGTGCCAAGCTCGCTGGCGTGCCAATGATGGTCGAGGTCTTCGAACATATTGGCTTGGGTCAGTGGTTCCGGACCGTGACGGGATTGGTCGAAGTAACGGGTGCTATCGCCCTGCTGATACCCGTCACCGCTGGACTGGCCGGTCTGCTGCTGGCGGTCACCATGTGTTTTGCTACTTTCACCCACCTGTTTGTTATTGGCGGTAGTCCCGTACCGGCAATCGCGCTGCTGCTGATCACGGCGAGTATCGCTTGGCTCCACCGCGTCGGCATCTTGAACCTCATCCGTCCAATGCAAGCCTGA
- a CDS encoding pirin family protein, which yields MTTSSTNLDTSLFRRIAHCSRGTAGHGPITRLMSPSDLGQALKPFVFLDIFDVSGEAIHAMESMPLHPHSGIATVTVFTEGRVRYNDPDHGEGTIGYGGVEWMRAGAGIWHGKELTAEDVPRIQGFQLWIALPAELENGEPESRYIQSVGASESQPAHVILGNYQGVQSPIPAPKNVNYLLVTLKPGERWVYQPPAGHSVGWLALAKGALNAGGVIQAGEMVSFDSNEVPIALQASGPEGAVFVLGSAVPHPYPLHLGYYSVHTSAQALEAGERRIAELGQKLKAAGDRRTASGTIPVFR from the coding sequence ATGACTACCTCCTCAACCAACCTTGATACGAGTCTGTTCCGGCGTATTGCGCACTGCTCGCGAGGAACGGCAGGTCATGGACCGATTACCCGTCTGATGAGTCCTTCTGATCTGGGGCAGGCTCTCAAGCCCTTCGTGTTCCTCGACATCTTTGACGTCAGTGGAGAGGCTATCCATGCGATGGAGAGCATGCCTTTGCATCCCCATTCGGGCATAGCCACCGTGACGGTTTTTACAGAAGGCCGTGTGCGCTATAACGATCCGGATCATGGGGAAGGGACTATCGGTTATGGTGGTGTCGAATGGATGCGGGCCGGCGCAGGTATCTGGCATGGCAAAGAGCTGACTGCCGAAGACGTTCCTCGCATTCAGGGATTTCAACTGTGGATCGCCTTGCCGGCTGAGCTCGAAAACGGTGAGCCTGAAAGTCGCTACATCCAGTCAGTGGGCGCCAGTGAGAGCCAACCTGCTCATGTGATACTCGGCAACTACCAAGGTGTGCAAAGCCCTATCCCTGCGCCGAAGAACGTCAATTATTTGCTGGTTACTTTAAAACCAGGAGAGCGTTGGGTGTATCAGCCACCTGCCGGCCACAGTGTCGGATGGCTCGCGCTCGCCAAGGGTGCGCTGAATGCCGGAGGCGTTATCCAGGCGGGTGAGATGGTTAGTTTCGACTCCAACGAGGTACCTATCGCCTTGCAGGCATCAGGTCCAGAGGGTGCAGTGTTTGTCTTGGGTTCGGCTGTACCCCATCCCTATCCGCTACACCTTGGATACTATTCGGTGCATACCAGTGCGCAGGCGCTTGAGGCGGGCGAGCGTCGCATAGCCGAGTTGGGTCAGAAGTTGAAGGCTGCCGGGGACCGTCGTACAGCGTCAGGGACGATTCCGGTCTTCCGCTGA
- a CDS encoding aminotransferase class V-fold PLP-dependent enzyme has protein sequence MSDKSVGGEAFWERVRAAYPEQRPLLNLNNAAVSPPPLVVEQAMIDAYRLISQNPDVNMWSKLDAELPTIKQQLADMADCDPDEIALNRNSSEGLSTAIFGIPLKAGDQVLVSLWDYPSVIAGWLQRQQREGIEVVTVDFDLMDDENVIVDAYAQAITPRTRVIQLTHMLHWTGRVLPVKRICALARARARAIITVVDGAQTFAQMPLSFRELGCDYFVTSLHKWLGAPVGNGMLIVRRDRIDNTWPLLGPFDPQPLQIDKFDHWNLGTYNSAIQAGIAPAIRFHAQIGTQAIHARLQELTRYWVDLASNIPGFRLHTPLDSVELGAVSLFSIDQCDARWIEQALRNTHGVHVKFRQIRHISGLRVSPSLYTQKSDLCRFVEALRQVVASR, from the coding sequence ATGTCAGACAAGTCTGTCGGAGGAGAAGCATTCTGGGAGCGCGTGCGCGCAGCCTATCCGGAGCAGCGCCCCCTACTGAACCTGAACAACGCGGCCGTGAGCCCGCCGCCGCTGGTGGTAGAGCAGGCTATGATCGATGCCTATCGGCTGATCAGCCAGAACCCGGACGTCAACATGTGGAGCAAGCTCGACGCCGAGCTCCCTACGATCAAGCAACAGCTGGCTGACATGGCCGATTGCGATCCCGATGAGATCGCCCTGAACCGCAACTCATCCGAAGGCTTGTCGACAGCCATCTTCGGCATTCCATTGAAGGCCGGCGACCAAGTGCTGGTTTCGCTGTGGGACTACCCGAGCGTAATAGCCGGATGGTTGCAGCGTCAGCAGCGCGAAGGCATCGAAGTGGTGACCGTCGACTTCGACCTGATGGACGACGAGAATGTCATCGTCGATGCTTATGCGCAGGCCATTACCCCGCGCACCCGGGTGATCCAGCTGACCCACATGCTGCACTGGACCGGGCGGGTCCTCCCGGTAAAACGCATCTGTGCGCTGGCCCGGGCGCGGGCGCGGGCGATTATCACGGTGGTGGACGGTGCCCAGACGTTTGCGCAGATGCCGCTCAGCTTCCGCGAACTGGGTTGCGACTACTTCGTCACCAGCCTGCACAAATGGCTGGGCGCTCCGGTTGGCAATGGCATGCTCATTGTCAGGCGCGACCGAATCGACAATACCTGGCCGTTGCTGGGACCTTTCGACCCGCAGCCGCTGCAGATCGACAAGTTCGACCACTGGAATCTCGGCACCTATAACTCGGCGATACAGGCGGGCATTGCCCCCGCCATCCGTTTCCATGCGCAAATCGGCACGCAAGCCATTCACGCGCGTCTACAGGAGCTGACCCGCTACTGGGTTGACCTCGCCAGCAATATCCCCGGTTTCAGGCTCCACACGCCCCTTGATTCCGTTGAGCTGGGCGCAGTCAGTCTGTTCTCTATCGATCAATGCGATGCTCGATGGATTGAGCAGGCGCTTCGAAACACCCACGGGGTGCATGTCAAGTTCCGCCAGATCAGACACATCAGCGGCCTTCGGGTATCGCCGAGCCTCTACACGCAGAAGAGCGATCTATGCCGCTTTGTCGAGGCGCTAAGGCAGGTGGTTGCAAGCAGGTAG
- the tatA gene encoding twin-arginine translocase TatA/TatE family subunit yields MGLGGFSTGKLLIILLIVIMLFGTRRLKGLGTDIGDTIKGFRKSMGDDKPVTDEPRDPPIDVQARTLEDSVKKY; encoded by the coding sequence ATGGGATTAGGTGGCTTCAGTACCGGGAAACTCCTGATCATCCTGTTGATCGTGATCATGCTGTTCGGAACCAGGCGCCTGAAAGGTTTGGGGACGGATATCGGCGACACGATCAAGGGGTTCCGCAAATCCATGGGCGACGATAAGCCAGTCACTGATGAGCCCAGGGATCCGCCCATTGACGTTCAGGCGCGCACGCTCGAAGACTCGGTAAAAAAATACTGA
- a CDS encoding cupin domain-containing protein, with protein sequence MLEPTAVLLAHADGSPASTKFTPGSLGVTDPFDRHIAYLGPDDIAAGVVQASGQFSVDDYPYSEMIVVHAGRVTLQSQDHRLQLNPGDSAVIARGTSLQIEAQPDSLWAFCADTQLVEERHPGLTALPPLTLLSPSAAPGPEILLSPAPQCRSHNLFVEEPTNLRIGVWDSTPYTRGARPHLLHELMHLIEGSVTLQVADGTDLTVNTGDTVFVPRGAPCAWHSSVYVRKFYVVK encoded by the coding sequence ATGCTCGAGCCCACTGCAGTGCTGTTGGCACACGCCGACGGCAGTCCCGCTTCAACAAAATTCACCCCCGGTTCGTTGGGGGTCACCGATCCTTTCGACCGGCACATTGCTTATCTCGGGCCGGATGACATCGCTGCCGGCGTGGTCCAGGCGAGCGGACAATTCAGCGTCGATGACTATCCCTACAGCGAAATGATCGTGGTTCACGCGGGACGCGTCACCCTGCAGAGCCAGGATCACAGGCTCCAACTAAATCCCGGCGACAGCGCCGTGATCGCCCGTGGTACGTCGCTGCAGATCGAGGCGCAACCCGACTCTCTCTGGGCATTCTGCGCGGATACCCAGCTCGTTGAAGAACGCCATCCCGGGCTCACCGCGCTCCCCCCGCTAACCCTGCTCTCTCCCTCGGCGGCACCGGGGCCAGAGATTCTGCTAAGCCCGGCACCGCAATGTCGCTCGCACAATTTGTTTGTCGAAGAACCGACCAACCTGCGCATCGGCGTCTGGGACTCGACACCCTATACCCGCGGGGCGAGGCCGCACCTGCTGCATGAACTGATGCACCTGATCGAAGGCAGCGTCACCCTTCAGGTGGCGGACGGGACTGATCTGACGGTCAACACCGGCGATACGGTATTCGTGCCCCGAGGCGCCCCATGCGCATGGCATAGCAGCGTCTATGTACGCAAGTTCTACGTCGTCAAATAA
- a CDS encoding GNAT family N-acetyltransferase, with amino-acid sequence MSISQRPAYIYRPMTSADVASAHDLSVQLKWPHRLEDWAMLQRIAQGFVVEDQDRLIGTAFTCPQGDYATIGLVIVSDEYQGQGIGRKLMELALEACGSRTPVLNATLAGAPLYASQGFIEFGHIQQHQGHAQVPALNDLAAGEHCRPLIEADRSNQIELANAGSGLDRHAVLNDLFDIVEHSVGIERDGQLRAFAMLRPFGRGRCIGPVIAENPEQAKHLIALLLAQVPDAFVRMDIPSDSGLAPWLEEAGLKHVDTVAQMARGTPPQAVGAVRQFALVTQAIG; translated from the coding sequence ATGTCCATTTCGCAACGCCCAGCCTACATCTATCGCCCCATGACCTCAGCCGATGTGGCGTCAGCCCATGACTTGTCCGTGCAGTTGAAGTGGCCCCACCGCCTGGAAGACTGGGCCATGTTGCAGCGCATCGCGCAGGGTTTTGTCGTAGAAGACCAAGACCGCCTGATCGGTACCGCGTTCACCTGTCCGCAGGGAGATTACGCCACCATCGGCCTGGTGATCGTCAGTGATGAGTACCAGGGCCAGGGTATAGGTCGCAAGCTGATGGAACTGGCACTTGAGGCTTGCGGATCGCGTACCCCCGTGCTCAATGCGACGCTGGCCGGCGCCCCGCTTTATGCCAGCCAGGGGTTCATTGAGTTTGGACATATTCAACAACATCAGGGGCACGCACAGGTTCCTGCACTCAATGACCTGGCAGCCGGTGAGCATTGCCGTCCGCTGATCGAAGCCGATCGGAGCAACCAGATTGAACTGGCCAACGCCGGCAGCGGCCTGGACAGACACGCCGTGCTCAATGATCTGTTCGATATCGTCGAACACTCGGTCGGTATCGAGCGCGATGGTCAGCTGCGCGCTTTCGCCATGCTGCGTCCATTCGGCCGTGGTCGCTGTATCGGCCCGGTCATCGCGGAAAATCCAGAGCAGGCCAAGCACTTGATTGCGCTGTTGTTGGCCCAAGTGCCGGACGCCTTCGTGCGCATGGACATACCGTCCGACAGCGGTCTGGCCCCTTGGCTGGAAGAGGCCGGGCTGAAGCACGTCGACACCGTCGCACAAATGGCTCGCGGCACCCCACCGCAGGCTGTCGGCGCAGTGCGCCAGTTTGCGCTGGTGACTCAGGCCATCGGCTGA